A stretch of Canis lupus familiaris isolate Mischka breed German Shepherd chromosome 11, alternate assembly UU_Cfam_GSD_1.0, whole genome shotgun sequence DNA encodes these proteins:
- the LOC119875795 gene encoding protein FAM205C-like isoform X1, with product MLSPTFLLWDVGYPLYTYGSIIIIALIIWQVKKSHQELRLGPKRSCCRCHRRVRQRAKDKTSRGKRLSREADKPWQLLSVMRSQGWLPKEGSVRRLLCADPSCPICNAVALEIQQLLSGEKTLTSPSSSGPSQGSSCLSLEQSQGSLHSKALSLPSVTPTKSQLTDQKCLTQSAAQSTSVSIQDIQGECLQRRKGYQVPDVSRDTGALSSSSEETRTPVNQQDKRKSYPVCVLEKQEAAEGGLGNKMKHFPHWINPEVKGQRHKESILLSKDETVPKTMTKKVEKSPPLTKHPVRGAKLENKTEEESMTFFDAPQSLDNELKQQSLQSRHSWLLCLPHNSSKHCPQLTCATQPENPPQVSALLSAEGTGLHKEKTQCRKKEFLVSSASP from the exons ATGTTGAGCCCTACCTTTCTTCTGTGGGATGTTGGCTATCCCTTATACACTTATGGCTCCATCATTATTATTGCATTAATTATTTGGCAAGTGAAAAAGAGCCACCAAGAATTAAGGTTGGGACCTAAAAGGAGCTGTTGCCGG tgtCACCGGAGAGTCAGACAAAGGGCTAAAGATAAAACATCAAGAG GCAAGAGACTGTCCCGAGAAGCTGATAAGCCGTGGCAGCTGCTCTCTGTCATGAGAAG CCAGGGCTGGCTTCCTAAGGAGGGAAGTGTGCGGCGGCTCCTGTGTGCAGATCCTTCCTGCCCCATCTGCAATGCTGTGGCTCTGGAGATTCAGCAGTTGCTGTCAGGTGAGAAAACCCTGACCTCTCCCTCTTCATCGGGGCCATCGCAGGGCTCCTCTTGTCTCTCTTTGGAGCAGAGTCAGGGTTCCCTGCACTCCAAAGCTCTTTCACTTCCATCTGTAACCCCTACAAAGTCACAATTAACAGATCAGAAATGCTTAACACAGTCAGCTGCCCAGTCGACCAGTGTCAGCATCCAAGATATCCAAGGTGAATGCCTCCAGCGAAGGAAGGGATATCAAGTGCCAGATGTGTCCAGGGATACAGGAGCTCTGTCTTCTTCAAGTGAGGAGACTAGGACTCCTGTGAATCAGCAGGACAAGAGGAAGAGCTACCCTGTATGTGTGCTGGAGAAACAAG AAGCTGCAGAAGGTGGCTTGGGAAATAAGATGAAGCACTTTCCACACTGGATTAACCCCGAGGTGAAAGGTCAAAGGCATAAAGAATCCATTCTCCTCTCTAAGGATGAGACAGTGCCCAAAACCATGACAAAAAAGGTTGAGAAGAGTCCACCCCTCACCAAACACCCTGTGAGAGGAGCCAAGTTGGAGAATAAAACAGAGGAGGAGAGCATGACCTTCTTTGATGCTCCTCAGTCTCTAGACAATGAACTCAAGCAACAATCCCTTCAGTCCAGACATTCCTGGTTGCTGTGCCTTCCTCATAACAGCTCCAAGCACTGTCCTCAGCTGACTTGTGCCACTCAACCAGAAAATCCACCCCAGGTCTCAGCTCTCCTCTCAGCAGAAGGCACTGGTCTACACAAAGAAAAAACGCAGTGCAGGAAAAAGGAGTTCCTAGTTTCCTCTGCATCCCCATGA
- the LOC119875795 gene encoding protein FAM205C-like isoform X5 translates to MLSPTFLLWDVGYPLYTYGSIIIIALIIWQVKKSHQELRLGPKRSCCRCHRRVRQRAKDKTSRGKRLSREADKPWQLLSVMRSQGWLPKEGSVRRLLCADPSCPICNAVALEIQQLLSEAAEGGLGNKMKHFPHWINPEVKGQRHKESILLSKDETVPKTMTKKVEKSPPLTKHPVRGAKLENKTEEESMTFFDAPQSLDNELKQQSLQSRHSWLLCLPHNSSKHCPQLTCATQPENPPQVSALLSAEGTGLHKEKTQCRKKEFLVSSASP, encoded by the exons ATGTTGAGCCCTACCTTTCTTCTGTGGGATGTTGGCTATCCCTTATACACTTATGGCTCCATCATTATTATTGCATTAATTATTTGGCAAGTGAAAAAGAGCCACCAAGAATTAAGGTTGGGACCTAAAAGGAGCTGTTGCCGG tgtCACCGGAGAGTCAGACAAAGGGCTAAAGATAAAACATCAAGAG GCAAGAGACTGTCCCGAGAAGCTGATAAGCCGTGGCAGCTGCTCTCTGTCATGAGAAG CCAGGGCTGGCTTCCTAAGGAGGGAAGTGTGCGGCGGCTCCTGTGTGCAGATCCTTCCTGCCCCATCTGCAATGCTGTGGCTCTGGAGATTCAGCAGTTGCTGTCAG AAGCTGCAGAAGGTGGCTTGGGAAATAAGATGAAGCACTTTCCACACTGGATTAACCCCGAGGTGAAAGGTCAAAGGCATAAAGAATCCATTCTCCTCTCTAAGGATGAGACAGTGCCCAAAACCATGACAAAAAAGGTTGAGAAGAGTCCACCCCTCACCAAACACCCTGTGAGAGGAGCCAAGTTGGAGAATAAAACAGAGGAGGAGAGCATGACCTTCTTTGATGCTCCTCAGTCTCTAGACAATGAACTCAAGCAACAATCCCTTCAGTCCAGACATTCCTGGTTGCTGTGCCTTCCTCATAACAGCTCCAAGCACTGTCCTCAGCTGACTTGTGCCACTCAACCAGAAAATCCACCCCAGGTCTCAGCTCTCCTCTCAGCAGAAGGCACTGGTCTACACAAAGAAAAAACGCAGTGCAGGAAAAAGGAGTTCCTAGTTTCCTCTGCATCCCCATGA
- the LOC119875795 gene encoding protein FAM205C-like isoform X3: protein MRSQGWLPKEGSVRRLLCADPSCPICNAVALEIQQLLSGEKTLTSPSSSGPSQGSSCLSLEQSQGSLHSKALSLPSVTPTKSQLTDQKCLTQSAAQSTSVSIQDIQGECLQRRKGYQVPDVSRDTGALSSSSEETRTPVNQQDKRKSYPVCVLEKQEAAEGGLGNKMKHFPHWINPEVKGQRHKESILLSKDETVPKTMTKKVEKSPPLTKHPVRGAKLENKTEEESMTFFDAPQSLDNELKQQSLQSRHSWLLCLPHNSSKHCPQLTCATQPENPPQVSALLSAEGTGLHKEKTQCRKKEFLVSSASP, encoded by the exons ATGAGAAG CCAGGGCTGGCTTCCTAAGGAGGGAAGTGTGCGGCGGCTCCTGTGTGCAGATCCTTCCTGCCCCATCTGCAATGCTGTGGCTCTGGAGATTCAGCAGTTGCTGTCAGGTGAGAAAACCCTGACCTCTCCCTCTTCATCGGGGCCATCGCAGGGCTCCTCTTGTCTCTCTTTGGAGCAGAGTCAGGGTTCCCTGCACTCCAAAGCTCTTTCACTTCCATCTGTAACCCCTACAAAGTCACAATTAACAGATCAGAAATGCTTAACACAGTCAGCTGCCCAGTCGACCAGTGTCAGCATCCAAGATATCCAAGGTGAATGCCTCCAGCGAAGGAAGGGATATCAAGTGCCAGATGTGTCCAGGGATACAGGAGCTCTGTCTTCTTCAAGTGAGGAGACTAGGACTCCTGTGAATCAGCAGGACAAGAGGAAGAGCTACCCTGTATGTGTGCTGGAGAAACAAG AAGCTGCAGAAGGTGGCTTGGGAAATAAGATGAAGCACTTTCCACACTGGATTAACCCCGAGGTGAAAGGTCAAAGGCATAAAGAATCCATTCTCCTCTCTAAGGATGAGACAGTGCCCAAAACCATGACAAAAAAGGTTGAGAAGAGTCCACCCCTCACCAAACACCCTGTGAGAGGAGCCAAGTTGGAGAATAAAACAGAGGAGGAGAGCATGACCTTCTTTGATGCTCCTCAGTCTCTAGACAATGAACTCAAGCAACAATCCCTTCAGTCCAGACATTCCTGGTTGCTGTGCCTTCCTCATAACAGCTCCAAGCACTGTCCTCAGCTGACTTGTGCCACTCAACCAGAAAATCCACCCCAGGTCTCAGCTCTCCTCTCAGCAGAAGGCACTGGTCTACACAAAGAAAAAACGCAGTGCAGGAAAAAGGAGTTCCTAGTTTCCTCTGCATCCCCATGA
- the LOC119875795 gene encoding protein FAM205C-like isoform X4: protein MLSPTFLLWDVGYPLYTYGSIIIIALIIWQVKKSHQELRLGPKRSCCRCHRRVRQRAKDKTSRGKRLSREADKPWQLLSVMRSQGWLPKEGSVRRLLCADPSCPICNAVALEIQQLLSGEKTLTSPSSSGPSQGSSCLSLEQSQGSLHSKALSLPSVTPTKSQLTDQKCLTQSAAQSTSVSIQDIQGECLQRRKGYQVPDVSRDTGALSSSSEETRTPVNQQDKRKSYPVCVLEKQERSTMNPEQVPLQVNSKLHGSSSTLYYTSVSKWSPSIDQRIH from the exons ATGTTGAGCCCTACCTTTCTTCTGTGGGATGTTGGCTATCCCTTATACACTTATGGCTCCATCATTATTATTGCATTAATTATTTGGCAAGTGAAAAAGAGCCACCAAGAATTAAGGTTGGGACCTAAAAGGAGCTGTTGCCGG tgtCACCGGAGAGTCAGACAAAGGGCTAAAGATAAAACATCAAGAG GCAAGAGACTGTCCCGAGAAGCTGATAAGCCGTGGCAGCTGCTCTCTGTCATGAGAAG CCAGGGCTGGCTTCCTAAGGAGGGAAGTGTGCGGCGGCTCCTGTGTGCAGATCCTTCCTGCCCCATCTGCAATGCTGTGGCTCTGGAGATTCAGCAGTTGCTGTCAGGTGAGAAAACCCTGACCTCTCCCTCTTCATCGGGGCCATCGCAGGGCTCCTCTTGTCTCTCTTTGGAGCAGAGTCAGGGTTCCCTGCACTCCAAAGCTCTTTCACTTCCATCTGTAACCCCTACAAAGTCACAATTAACAGATCAGAAATGCTTAACACAGTCAGCTGCCCAGTCGACCAGTGTCAGCATCCAAGATATCCAAGGTGAATGCCTCCAGCGAAGGAAGGGATATCAAGTGCCAGATGTGTCCAGGGATACAGGAGCTCTGTCTTCTTCAAGTGAGGAGACTAGGACTCCTGTGAATCAGCAGGACAAGAGGAAGAGCTACCCTGTATGTGTGCTGGAGAAACAAG AAAGATCCACTATGAACCCAGAGCAAGTACCACTGCAAGTAAATAGCAAACTTCATGGCTCTAGCTCTACCCTCTACTACACTTCAGTTTCTAAGTGGTCTCCATCCATTGACCAGAGGATCCACTGA
- the LOC119875795 gene encoding protein FAM205C-like isoform X2 codes for MLSPTFLLWDVGYPLYTYGSIIIIALIIWQVKKSHQELRLGPKRSCCRCHRRVRQRAKDKTSRGKRLSREADKPWQLLSVMRSQGWLPKEGSVRRLLCADPSCPICNAVALEIQQLLSDQKCLTQSAAQSTSVSIQDIQGECLQRRKGYQVPDVSRDTGALSSSSEETRTPVNQQDKRKSYPVCVLEKQEAAEGGLGNKMKHFPHWINPEVKGQRHKESILLSKDETVPKTMTKKVEKSPPLTKHPVRGAKLENKTEEESMTFFDAPQSLDNELKQQSLQSRHSWLLCLPHNSSKHCPQLTCATQPENPPQVSALLSAEGTGLHKEKTQCRKKEFLVSSASP; via the exons ATGTTGAGCCCTACCTTTCTTCTGTGGGATGTTGGCTATCCCTTATACACTTATGGCTCCATCATTATTATTGCATTAATTATTTGGCAAGTGAAAAAGAGCCACCAAGAATTAAGGTTGGGACCTAAAAGGAGCTGTTGCCGG tgtCACCGGAGAGTCAGACAAAGGGCTAAAGATAAAACATCAAGAG GCAAGAGACTGTCCCGAGAAGCTGATAAGCCGTGGCAGCTGCTCTCTGTCATGAGAAG CCAGGGCTGGCTTCCTAAGGAGGGAAGTGTGCGGCGGCTCCTGTGTGCAGATCCTTCCTGCCCCATCTGCAATGCTGTGGCTCTGGAGATTCAGCAGTTGCTGTCAG ATCAGAAATGCTTAACACAGTCAGCTGCCCAGTCGACCAGTGTCAGCATCCAAGATATCCAAGGTGAATGCCTCCAGCGAAGGAAGGGATATCAAGTGCCAGATGTGTCCAGGGATACAGGAGCTCTGTCTTCTTCAAGTGAGGAGACTAGGACTCCTGTGAATCAGCAGGACAAGAGGAAGAGCTACCCTGTATGTGTGCTGGAGAAACAAG AAGCTGCAGAAGGTGGCTTGGGAAATAAGATGAAGCACTTTCCACACTGGATTAACCCCGAGGTGAAAGGTCAAAGGCATAAAGAATCCATTCTCCTCTCTAAGGATGAGACAGTGCCCAAAACCATGACAAAAAAGGTTGAGAAGAGTCCACCCCTCACCAAACACCCTGTGAGAGGAGCCAAGTTGGAGAATAAAACAGAGGAGGAGAGCATGACCTTCTTTGATGCTCCTCAGTCTCTAGACAATGAACTCAAGCAACAATCCCTTCAGTCCAGACATTCCTGGTTGCTGTGCCTTCCTCATAACAGCTCCAAGCACTGTCCTCAGCTGACTTGTGCCACTCAACCAGAAAATCCACCCCAGGTCTCAGCTCTCCTCTCAGCAGAAGGCACTGGTCTACACAAAGAAAAAACGCAGTGCAGGAAAAAGGAGTTCCTAGTTTCCTCTGCATCCCCATGA